A stretch of Terriglobia bacterium DNA encodes these proteins:
- a CDS encoding ABC transporter substrate-binding protein codes for MRRTAFQWLVISSLVATIVTAAQARTRPRYGGTLRVETSGPLWDVNGTARALTTETLTHLDELGAVQPWLAVKWESQNRNKRWLLTIRPGVKFHDGTALTAASVAEILNGCAGCPWRTVQTAGEAVVFEFDAPEPLFPAELATTRFGIAKPGANGAPIGTGPLKVDHATANSAALVAFDNYWNGRGYVGSVEVTSGRTHRDQSLDLGVGRTDVAEFPAEQIKRAQQNHLRVIVSRNDELIVLVMNKASASIQKTDVRRAIEESIDRASLLNFIFQRQGEVTGSLLPNWITGYGPLFSTAQDLERAREYGNQAGRIATLTLTYDAADPSMQLVGERIALSARDAGITIRTVPAPAHWDLTLVRIRLRCYQPSVALEALVSELGVEHKSPDDVTTDSLYQREKELLDPGFLVPLLYVPHAFAASDRVRDWKLDGGSPDYLDLWTEVRK; via the coding sequence ATGAGGCGTACAGCATTTCAGTGGCTTGTAATCAGTAGCCTCGTCGCGACGATCGTGACGGCCGCGCAAGCTCGCACGCGTCCGCGCTATGGCGGTACTCTGCGCGTTGAAACCAGCGGACCGCTTTGGGATGTGAATGGCACGGCGCGGGCACTTACGACGGAAACGCTAACGCACCTCGATGAGCTTGGCGCGGTGCAGCCCTGGCTTGCGGTGAAATGGGAATCGCAGAACCGGAATAAACGGTGGCTCCTTACAATTCGTCCGGGGGTGAAATTCCACGACGGCACCGCACTGACTGCGGCTTCGGTTGCGGAGATTCTGAACGGATGCGCCGGTTGTCCGTGGCGGACCGTGCAGACTGCTGGAGAAGCGGTTGTGTTCGAGTTCGATGCGCCAGAGCCGCTGTTTCCGGCGGAGCTGGCGACGACGCGTTTCGGAATTGCAAAGCCGGGAGCGAACGGTGCGCCCATCGGTACGGGTCCGCTGAAGGTAGACCACGCAACCGCGAATTCAGCGGCACTGGTTGCCTTCGATAATTATTGGAACGGTCGCGGATACGTCGGCTCGGTGGAAGTGACCTCCGGCCGCACGCACCGCGACCAGTCGCTGGATCTTGGAGTTGGGCGGACGGACGTGGCGGAATTTCCTGCCGAGCAGATTAAACGGGCGCAGCAGAACCATTTGCGCGTAATAGTCTCGCGTAATGATGAGTTGATTGTGCTGGTGATGAACAAGGCCAGTGCGTCGATTCAGAAGACCGACGTTCGCCGGGCGATTGAGGAAAGTATCGATCGCGCTTCCCTGCTCAATTTCATCTTTCAGAGACAAGGTGAAGTGACGGGCAGCCTGCTGCCGAACTGGATAACCGGTTATGGTCCGCTCTTCTCGACGGCGCAGGACCTGGAACGTGCGAGGGAGTATGGCAACCAGGCGGGGAGGATTGCGACACTCACGCTCACCTATGATGCGGCGGATCCCTCGATGCAACTGGTGGGGGAGAGAATTGCGTTGAGCGCTCGCGATGCCGGAATCACGATTCGAACCGTGCCGGCCCCGGCACATTGGGACCTGACACTGGTGCGCATTCGGCTAAGGTGCTATCAGCCCTCGGTGGCGCTGGAGGCGCTGGTGAGCGAACTTGGTGTGGAGCACAAGAGTCCGGACGACGTCACCACAGATAGCCTTTACCAGCGCGAGAAGGAATTGCTGGATCCAGGCTTCCTGGTGCCATTGCTTTACGTGCCGCATGCTTTCGCGGCGAGCGACCGAGTACGCGACTGGAAGCTCGACGGCGGCTCGCCGGATTATCTCGACCTCTGGACGGAGGTGCGCAAGTGA